AGAGAGCCCCTCAATTGTTGTGATTTTGGAATTTCCCAAGGTCGAAACTGCTATCATACATGCCCTTACAGCTACCCCGTCAACGTGTACTGTACATGATCCGCACTGGGCGACTCCGCATCCGTATTTTGTTCCTACCAGTTTCAAATGATCACGGAGTACCCAAAGCAGTGGTGTATTTGGGTTTACATCCACTGTACGTGTTTCTCCATTAATGATTAAGTTAAAATTTGCCATGGTTCTTAATTCTTTATTTATTGTTAAAAATTGTTCACTAAAGTCCTCTAATCTTTATCAGCTTAATGATCATGTTATGTTAAAAATTAAGCCATCAATGCTCAATTTTATGTGTATCCCTTACCTTGCTAAATGTAAGGTCCAGTAATTTCCAATCGTTTCCTTCTTTTTTGTAGAATTCGGTTACAGTAAATTCATTGGACACATCATTTCCACGGACATGGGCAACAAGCGTAATACGATTCCATAATACCGCGGTATCGTCGCCAAATAATTCTACGGCGACGTCATGAATATCAGCTTGCTTGTACCAAATACTTCCGGATTCAATGATTTCCAATTCTCTGTCCTTTTTCCAGGAACCACTCATGTGAACAAACTTAGATTTGTCATGAAAAAGAACGGCCAGTTTATCAACATTTTTCTCCGCCATCCATTCCCATTTGTTTTTAGAAAGCTCCATAATTTCCTTTTCTAGGCCAGTATCTTGTGAAATGGATTCTTGTATCCCACTGAAGAAGAAAAACACTATCAGAATACCTAGATTCAGTCTCAATATTTTCATTTTTTTATCTTATTTATTTAACTTCCCCAAGTTACGAAAATTTGCAAGGTGCTCATTTCAATGAACTTACCTTTTTTACTGTTTTACTTACCATAATTACAGATTTCACCCAAACGGTTAGATTTATTTTTCTCCAAAACCTTAACTTTATATCAAAAACAGATCGGGTTATGCAAAATATTGTGAATATAGAAACGGTTAGTGATTACTTGGACATGCGGAAAATGGAAGTCCTTCATCCTCTTTTAGGTATTGTTGATTTTGATCAAGTACCACTGGAAGGAAAGACCGGAAACAGGCCTGATGCCATCCATTTTAAATGCTATGCCATATTTTTAAAGGATGCCAAAGGTTGCAAGCTGAAATATGGAGGTAAATCCTATGATTATGATGAAGGGACCCTTGTTTTTGTAGGGCCGGGACAAACCATTGAATTAGGTAATTATGATGCGGATTTTATTCCCAAGGGTTACGCTGTATTGTTTCATCCGGATTTATTGTTAGGTACAGGATTGGGTAAAAAAATACACAATTACAGTTTTTTTTCTTACTCATCCAACGAGGCACTTCACCTCTCAGCCAAAGAACGAAAAGTG
This DNA window, taken from Lutimonas zeaxanthinifaciens, encodes the following:
- a CDS encoding (2Fe-2S)-binding protein; the protein is MANFNLIINGETRTVDVNPNTPLLWVLRDHLKLVGTKYGCGVAQCGSCTVHVDGVAVRACMIAVSTLGNSKITTIEGLSEKGDHPVQKAWLEVDVPQCGYCQTGQIMTAAALLEKNPDPSDFEIEMAMNGNICRCGTYTRIKKAVKMAAANQ
- a CDS encoding nuclear transport factor 2 family protein; the encoded protein is MKILRLNLGILIVFFFFSGIQESISQDTGLEKEIMELSKNKWEWMAEKNVDKLAVLFHDKSKFVHMSGSWKKDRELEIIESGSIWYKQADIHDVAVELFGDDTAVLWNRITLVAHVRGNDVSNEFTVTEFYKKEGNDWKLLDLTFSKVRDTHKIEH